In Nostoc edaphicum CCNP1411, the sequence AAATAACTAATCGTATTGCCCGAGAAGCCATTGGAGTAGAATCACGTGCAGTAATCAATAATATTTTTGATAGACTGCGGCGTAAAGGACTTATAGAAATTGTTCCAGGTAAATCAAGGATTAATGCTGCATGGCGTAAAGTTTAAGTTAGTACAGATTGTAAGGGGTGCGTTGCAGTGCGCCACAACACACTACATCAATGTTATTAACAAGTTTAACTTTGTTTATAAACCATTTCCATTCTTAATTTTTCAATCTCCAGCTTCAAGCTTTCATTCTCCATCCTTAACTTAGCATTCTCCTCTCTAATCAACTCAACTTCATTCCTTTTACTCAACGCCTGATTAATCGCCAACTTCCGCATATCTAGCGAAAACCAACGCTGATAAGTTTGGGTGTGAACTTGCACACTATGCCCCAAATTATCCGCCGCCGCTTTAATTGGTATTCCCAAAATATGCGCCCGAATTGCCCAAGCGTGACGCAAATCATAGGGTTTAAAATCTAATCCTATCTTGCGGAACCACCAACTAACTCGCTGTGTTAACGCCGTTATCTCAGCATGATTAGTGTTATCTTTTTTAGCGATCGCACCCCTTAACATCTCTAAATACTTCGGATTTTTCAAATCAAAATCCTCAATCCATTGCCGATATAATGGCAATGCTTGTCTCTCACCAGTCTTAGAATCTTTATGAACTTTCCATGTCAAATCTACATTTTCTTGACTCAACCACCAATCAATATCAGGATTAATGAAAAGTTCCCGTGGACGTAAGCCAAAAACTGCTAACATTCCATACGTCCAGCGCCAAAGTTGCCAGCTATCTTGAACATTTTGATTAACTTGATTACCTCTGTTATGTTGGTAATCTTCAAACTTGATAATTCCCTCAGATATTTCTGCATCGGTCGGTATATTTCGGGAATTATTCTCCGGCATTTTGGAATATTTAGATAAATCGATGTCGATTTTAAATGTTATACAAAATGCTGCGATCGCTCTAGCTGCATTATACTTAGCCCATTCTTTATCTATTTGTTCAATTGAACTGATCAGATTTTCAGCAGTTGCCAAATCTTTAGGATTCGTAAATCTCTTTGTTCGGGAAAAGTAATAAAAAAAAGTATGTTCGCTTTTAGTAGTTCGTTTATGAGTTTTAAAATACTCACTCTCAAAGTCTTCGAGTAATTCTCCTATAGTCTTAAATTCTTTTTTAATTGCCTCATTACCTAAATATTTATCATTCCATTCAAAAGTTTTACGAGCGATTAACTTCCCTAATTCATAGGCTTCTTCCTCAGCCGTCTTGAGTCCATCTAAGTTAGAAGGAATATTCAAGCTGAGATTGTATTGTTTTCTCCCAGTACCATTGCTATCTTTGTCTCCCGGTTTAATTGGTAACGTCGCCCGTAATTGCAGACTTCCATTCGATTCTCTAATTGTCACCTTTGCCTTTGCAGACTTCAAACGCAGATTAACTTTTTCTAATTCTAGTAGTACTCTAGTTCTCATCGTGCGCTCTTTGTTGCTATGATTGCAGAGATCAACACAAACACCGGGCGGTGTTGCATATTTGCAGGATGATTTTGCTGGTTTTGTGGGATGGGCATCTTGCCCGTCCCTTGTATTTCCAGGCGGGTAGGATGCCCACCCTACAAAAATCATCACTTGATTCAGCAACGCCCTGGCTTAGGACAACATTTAGATGATGCGTGAGTCCAAAACCTGATTAGGCATCGCTGTGTTTTTAGCCTATATTTAGCCTAAAAATAAATGTGTTATCAGCGAACAATGCTTATCGCTGACACTGTTTACTGCAAACATTAGGCTGGTGAAAAGAATTAAACCACAAAAAGGATTACTCCGGCCCTTATCACGGTTATGACGGCTTCGCCATCTTCGCACGTGACATGGACTTAGCACTCAACAGCCCAACCTGGGGATTAATTGGCGCTCCTTGGAATGAAAAAGCTCAGGCTAAGAAGGCTGAAGCTAAGGCTAAGGCTGCCGTTTAGGGAAATGGGAGAGTGAGATAAGTAAGGATAACCTGGGGCTAAAACCCCAGGGGGGAGTTGGGAATCCAAAATTCAAAATTGAAAGATTAAAAATTTATTTTGATTTTTGCATTTTGAATTTTGAATCATATTCCCATCTCCCTTGTAAAGACAGACGCGATTAATCGCGTCTCTACCTACTCTCGCCTCAATCAGTAAAAGAATTCAGTAACCTTGGAGTCCAGAAGAAATGCCTCAGAATCCAGAAAAAATTCAAGATCACGTCGAGTTATTCCACCAGCCTGAGTACCAACAGCTATTTGAAAACAAAAAGCAGTTTGAAAACGGTCACGAACCCGAAGAAGTACAACGGGTTGCAGAGTGGACAAAGGGTTGGGATTATCGTGAAAAGAACTTCGCTCGTGAAGCTTTAACCGTTAACCCTGCTAAAGGCTGCCAACCACTAGGAGCAATCTTTGCTGCTGTTGGTTTTGAAGGTACTCTACCTTTCGTTCAAGGTTCTCAAGGTTGCGTTGCTTACTTCCGCACCCACTTAACCCGTCACTACAAAGAGCCATTCTCTGGTGTATCTTCTTCAATGACTGAAGATGCAGCCGTGTTTGGTGGTCTGCAAAACATGATCGATGGGTTGGCGAACTCTTACCAACTGTACAAGCCCAAGATGATCGCTGTCTGCACCACCTGTATGGCAGAAGTAATTGGTGATGACTTACAAGCCTTCATCAACAACTCTAAGCAAGCTGGTTCAGTTCCTCAAGATTTCCCAGTACCTTACGCTCACACCCCTAGCTTTGTCGGTTCCCACATCACTGGTTACGACAACATGATGAAGGGAATTCTTTCTAACTTGACCGCAGGTCATAAGAAAGAAACCAGCAATGGTAAAATCAACTTCATCCCAGGTTTTGACACCTACGTGGGTAACAACCGCGAAATCAAGCGGATTGCTTCTTTGTTCGGCTTTGACTACACAATTCTAGCCGACAACAGCGACTACTTGGATTCACCAAACACAGGTGAATTCGATATGTACCCAGGTGGTACAAAGTTAGAAGATGCAGCAGATTCAATCAATGCGAAAGCTACGATCGCTCTGCAAGCACACTCTACACCCAAAACCCGCGAGTACATCGAAAAAGAATGGAAGCAACCAACCTCAGTTTCCCGTCCTTGGGGCATTAAGGGTACTGATGAGTTCTTGATGAAACTCAGCGAATTGAGTGGTATCCCCATTCCTCAAGAATTGGAAATCGAACGCGGTCGTGCAGTTGATGCCATGACTGACTCTCACTCATGGATTCACGGCAAGCGCTTCGCTATCTACGGCGAACCAGATTTAGTATACAGCGTAGTTGGCTTTATGCTAGAAATGGGTGCTGAACCTGTGCATGTCTTGGTTCACAACAGCAACGAAGTATTTGAAGCAGAAATGAAAGAACTGCTTGCTTCTAGCCCCTTCGGTCAACATGCAACTGTTTGGCCTGGTAAGGACTTGTGGCACATGCGTTCACTGTTGTTCACCGAACCAGTAGACTTCTTAGTTGGTAACACATACGGTAAGTACCTGTGGCGCGACACCAAGATTCCCCTCGTGAGAATCGGCTACCCCATCATGGATCGCCACCACCTACACCGCTATGCCACCATTGGTTATCAAGGTGTGATCAACCTCCTCAACTGGACTGTAAACACCCTGTTTGAAGAAATCGATCGCAACACCAACATTCCTTCTAAGACAGATATTTCCTACGACTTGATTCGTTAGAAATTGCGTAGAAACACAACGTGTTAATTAAAGGGTAAAGAAGGGGAGTAGGGAATAGGGAATAGGCTTGCCGTGATCGTAGCCGAACGGGAATAGGGAAATATCCAAACCCAATGCCCAATCCCCAATTCCCAATCCCCAACTCCCCTTTTTCTTCATAGCATTTACCCAAGGAATTGATAAATGGAAACCATCAATCACACTCACGAACACACTCACACTCATCCTCATCCTAATTACCATCCACCTAATCAGAAAAAACCAGGGTGGTTCCACAATCTTCTTAATCCGTTGCGCCGTGTGGTGGATGAAATTCAGGTTAAAAATAATCGCATCGCTCATCTAATTTGCCAAACAATTCCTTGTTGTTGTCCCTTTGAGCGACAAATTAAATTATTTGGGAAGACTATTGATATCCCACCACTATGTAAACTCAATCCTTTATATGACGAATTTGTAGGATTGCGTTTCCGCGCTCTATCTTACCTCGCCGATGTATGTGGAGAGGATGTCACGAAATACATTTGCTAATTATTGGGCATGGGGCATTGGTCATTAGTCATTAGTTGTTAGTTATTCAAAGGACAAATGGCAAATGACAAAGGACAATTAACAATTAAGAGAAGAGAGATGAAAAGCACCCAAGGCAAAATCAACGAGCTGCTGACTGAGACAGGATGCGAACATAATCAGCACAAACAAGCGGAAAAGAAAAACAAATCATGCGCTCAACAGGCACAACCTGGCGCGGCTCAAGGGGGCTGTGCCTTTGATGGTGCAATGATTGCTCTAGTGCCGATCGCAGATGCAGCGCATCTAGTCCACGGGCCGATCGCCTGTGCTGGTAATTCCTGGGGCAGTCGTGGTAGTCTGTCGTCTGGCCCTCAACTCTACAAAATGGGCTTTACCACAGACTTGGGTGAAAATGATGTCATCTTCGGTGGCGAAAAGAAACTCTACAAAGCGATTTTGGAACTTCACGATCGCTACCAACCAGCAGCAGTATTCGTCTACGCCACTTGCGTTACAGCCTTAATTGGCGATGATATCGATGCTGTCTGCAAAGCTGCGGCTGAGAAAATTGGTACTCCTGTTGTTCCCGTCATTGCCCCAGGATTCATTGGCAGTAAAAATCTCGGCAACCGTTTTGGCGGTGAATCTTTATTAGAATATGTTGTCGGAACAGCAGAACCGGAACATACAACGCCCTATGATATTAACTTAATCGGTGAATACAACATCGCCGGTGAAATGTGGGGAGTAACACCACTGCTAGAAAAATTAGGCATCCGTATTTTGTCTAAAATTACGGGCGATGCTCGCTACAATGAAATTCGCTACGCCCACCGCGCCAAGCTCAACGTCATGATCTGCTCACGAGCGTTGCTGAATATGGCAAGAAAGATGGAGGAGCGTTACAACATCCCTTACATTGAAGAGTCTTTCTACGGCATTGATGATATGAATCGCTGTCTGCGAAACATCGCCGCTAAATTAGGCGACGCTGATTTGCAGGAGCGGACAGAAAAGCTAATTGCAGAAGAAACGGCTGCTTTAGATTTGGCATTAGCTCCTTATCGCGCTCGACTCAAAGGTAAGCGGGTTGTTTTGTATACTGGTGGTGTTAAGAGTTGGTCGATTATTTCGGCTGCTAGAGACTTGGGCATTGAAGTTGTTGCTACCAGTACTCGAAAAAGTACTGAAGAAGATAAAGCCAAAATCAAGAAGTTGATTGGCAACGATGGCATCATGCTAGAGAAAGGCAACGCTCAAGAATTGCTACAACTGGTTAAAGATACTCGCGCAGATATGCTGATTGCTGGTGGACGTAACCAATACACAGCTTTGAAAGCTAGGATTCCTTTCCTTGATATCAACCAAGAACGCCACCATCCTTATGCAGGTTATGTAGGAATGATTGAGATGGCGCGGGAACTGTACGAAGCTCTGTATAGCCCGATTTGGGAACAAATACGCAAACCCGCTCCTTGGGAAGAAGAGGAGGAAGTTTAATGGCGATCGTTACCGCTTCTAACAAAGCACTGACAGTTAATCCCCTCAAGCAAAGTCAAGCTTTGGGCGCAACCTTAGCCTTTTTGGGATTGAAAGGGACAATGCCCTTATTCCACGGTTCTCAAGGTTGTACTGCTTTCGCCAAAGTTGTCCTAGTGCGGCATTTCCGGGAAGCAATCCCCCTTGCTACCACAGCGATGACGGAAGTTACTACAATCTTGGGTGGTGAAGAGAATGTGGAGCAAGCAATTCTGACTCTGGTGGAAAAAGCTAATCCAGAAATTATTGGTTTATGTACCACTGGGTTAACGGAAACTAGAGGCGATGACATCGAAGGTTTTCTGAAGGAAATCCGCGATCGCCATCCCGAATTGAATGATTTAGCGATCGTTTTTGCACCTACCCCAGATTTTAAAGGTGCGTTGCAAGATGGTTTTGCTGTCGCTGTGGAAAGCATAGTTAAGGAAATTCCTCGCCCAGGTGGACTCAGAACTGAACAAGTCACCGTTTTGGCGGGTTCTGCTTTCACACCTGGGGATGTACAGGAAATCAAAGAGATAATCACGTCCTTTGGATTAGTGCCGATCTTTGTACCTGACCTTGGCGCTTCTCTAGATGGACATTTAGAGGATAATTACAGTGCGGTTACAGTCAGTGGGACTACCTTAAAACAGCTACGAGAAGTAGGTAGTTCTGCCTTTACCCTGGCATTGGGTGAAAGTATGCGGGGGGCTGCCAAGATTCTCGAAGAACGCTTTGGTACACCTTATGAGGTGTTTGGCGAACTGACTGGATTAGAACCAGTAGATGAATTTATCCAAGCATTGGCGATTCTGAGCGGTAATAGTGTACCCGAAAAATACCGCCGCCAACGTCGTCAGTTGCAAGATGCGATGCTGGACACCCACTTTTACTTCGGTGCAAAACGAGTTTCTCTAGCACTAGAACCAGATTTGTTGTGGTCAACCGTGCATTTCCTGCAATCGATGGGTAGTCAAATTCATGCTGTGGTGACAACCACGCGATCGCCTCTCTTAGAAAAACTCCCAGTTAAAAGCATTACCATCGGCGACTTAGAAGATTTTGAGAGTCTAGCGGGTGGTTCTGATTTGCTGATTGGTAACTCGAATGTCGGTGCGATCGCAAAACGCCTCTCGATTCCTCTTTATCGTCTAGGACTGCCCATTTATGACCGCTTAGGTAATGGTCAATTTACCAAAGTTGGCTATCGAGGCACGATGGAGCTTTTATTTGGCATCGGCAACCTGTTTTTAGAGGCAGAAGAAGCGAGAGTTAAGCAATTCCAAGAGTTCGGAACTGTGAGCGCAGAGTTTTGAATTCTTCTTCAAGAATTCAGGAGTCAGAATTCAGAATTCAGAATGCTTTTCAGAAAGAGTAAAACCTGCCACTGATGGTTTGCATTTGGCATTTCCATAGGGAAAACCACTAAATATGCAGATTTAGTTCTTACTCCTGAATTCTGACTCCTGACTCCTGAATTCCTTCTTCCCAATTCAAAATTCAAAACTTTAGAGAGGAGAATTACAATGAAAATTGCCTTCACGACGAGCGACCGAGTTCATATTAACGCCCACTTCGGATGGGCAAAAATGATTGATGTTTACGAAATTACCGACGAGGGATATCACTTCGTAGAAACCCTCACCTTTGAAGGCGAACTCAAAGAAGATGGTAATGAAGACAAAATCACTCCAAAACTTGAGTCAATAGGTGACTGTACGATTATTTACGTAACAGCAATTGGTGGTAGCGCCGCCGCTCGGTTAATCAAGAAAGGTGTCACCCCAGTGAAGGCGCGATCGGAAGAAGAAGAAATTAGTGAAGTGCTAAATAAGCTAGTAAAAACCCTCAAAGGTAATCCTCCACCTTGGTTGCGTAAAGCTTTGCAGCCAAAAACAACAAACTTTGCTGATGAAATTGAAGACGAAGCAACAGTATGACCGCAAATAATAGTGTGAACGGAACCGCTACAACTGAAGTCTTGAACTCACCTTTTCTTAAGGTCTTAATCAAACAAATCCGTGGTCAAGACAGCTATGGAGTTTATCGTACTTGGTCGGATGAGTTGATTCTCAAACCCTTTATTGTCACCAAACAAAAGAAACGGGAAATCTCCGTTGAGGGCGAAGTTGATGCAGTAACTCAAGCCCGGATTATGGCATTTTTTCGGGCTGTAGCGGCTGGGATTGAACAAGAAACAGGTTTGATATCCCAGGTTGTAGTTGATTTGAGCCATGAAGGATTTGGCTGGGCACTAGTTTTTTCTGGTCGTCTTTTGCTAACTGTGAAAACCCTGCGAGATGCTCATCGCTTTGGCTTTGACTCGCTAGAGAAACTGGCAGAAGAGGGAGAAAACTACGTCAAAAAAGGTCTTGATTTGGCGAAGCGCTTTCCTGAAGTTGGCAAAATTTAATTAGTCATTGGTCATTGGTCATTGGTCATTAGTAAAAGACACATGACTAATGACAACAGATGAGGGACAAAGGACAAATGACTATTGAGGAAATACAAGCAAAAATCAGACGGCTTAACAGCAAAGCAGGTCAAATGAAAATGGATCTGCATGATTTAGCCGAAGGTCTGCCAACAGATTACACACAACTTATGGATGTTGCCGCCGCAACTTATGAAATCTATCGCCAGTTAGATGAACTTAAGCAACATCTGAAACAATTGGAGAATGCTAAATGACTGGAACTATTGATGAATTCAAGAAGCTCGTAGATGCAGAAGAATTTTTTCAATTCTTTAATATGTCCTACGACTTAGAAGTTGTGAATGTACATCGTCTACATATTCTGAAAAAGTTTTCTCAACACATTCAGGAAATTGATGATAATTCTCCTGACTTGAGTCAAGAAGAGAAATTAAATCAATATTCTTTGGCTTTGCAAAAAGCTTATCAGCTATTTATCGAATCGACAGCTTATGAACAAAAGCTGTTCAAAGTGTTTAACGATAAGCCGAAAAATGTAGTCACACTGACAGAAATCACTTCTGATTAGGAGGTATAAATTGGTTAACCTGACGCCTACCGAATTAGAACGCTATCGTCGCCAAATGATGCTTCCGAATTTTGGCGAAACAGCACAGAAACGCCTAAAGTCAGCGACAGTTTTGGTTACAGGTGTGGGAGGATTAGGCGGTACGGCGGCGCTTTACTTAGCAGTAGCGGGCGTTGGGCGGCTAATCTTAGTCCGGGGTGGTGACTTGCGGCTAGATGATATGAATCGTCAGGTTCTTATGACTGATGATTGGGTAGGTAAGCCAAGGGTATTCAAAGCTAAAGAAACTCTGGATGCGATTAATCCTGATGTCCAAGTGGAAATTGTTCATGATTACATCACCCCGGAAAATGTAGATTCGTTAGTGCAGTCGGCTGATATGGCTCTTGATTGCGCCCACAACTTTACAGAGCGCAATTTGTTAAATGAAGCCTGTGTGCGATCGCGTAAGCCAATGGTGGAAGCCGCAATGAATGGCATGGAGGCTTACCTGACGACGATTATTCCTGGTGTGACTCCTTGCTTGTCTTGTCTGTTTCCAGAAAAGCCTGATTGGGATCAGCGCGGCTTTTCAGTTCTAGGCGCTGTTTCTGGAACCCTAGCTTGTCTAACAGCACTGGAAGCTATCAAGCTGATCACCGGATTTAGTCAGCCTCTATTGTCGCAATTGCTGACAATCGACCTAAATCGGATGGAATTTGCTAAACGCCGTTCTCACCGCGATCGCTCTTGTCCAGTATGCGGTAATAGTGCGCCTTGGAGACACGCACAGGCTAATTCGATGGAACCCACAGGTATTACACAAAATAGTCATTAGTCATTAGTCATTGGTCATTAGTAAATAGCAACTAACAAATGACATAGACGCGCCAGCGGCTACTCTTACGAGAACGCTTTCAGCAAACCCGCAGGTAGGACAACTGACAAAGGACAACTGACGAAGGACAAACCCCACCTGAAATCAGAACAACTAATCGCTACAAATCAGGAGACTTCATGGCCGTTATTTTATCAGAAAAAGCAGAATTTCATCTGCGGGCATTCCTCAAAGGTTCCGCATCCGATGCTAATGGCGCAACTAAAGGTGTCCGCATTTCTGTAAGAGATGGTGGTTGCAGTGGCTATGAATATGCGATAGACATCACCAGCAAGCCTCAACCAGATGATTTAGTAAGCCAGCAAGGCAAAGTGCTAGTTTACGTTGATGCCAAAAGTGCGCCCTTATTAGACGGAGTTATCGTTGACTTCGTTGAGGGAGTGATGGAAAGCGGTTTTAAGTTCATCAACCCCAATGCAACTGATACCTGCGGTTGTGGAAAGTCCTTCAAAACAGACGATGGTACGCCTACTGGTGTACCTTGCAGCTAACATCATTCCGTTAGGCGCCAAGTTTGATTGTAAAGGCTTTCTATAGATGCGGTAAGCGATCGCGGAGCGTCTCTAAGAGTTGCCTTGCCGCGGGCTTATCGCCTTGCCTTGAGTTAGCCTCTAGTTCGCTTTGCATTCCTCACTCTCATAGAGAAGCTGACCAAACTTAGCATCTCTGTAAGAAGGGAAACAAAAAGTAGGATAGGTTGCTCAAAAATTTCGGAAATTAGACCCACTGTATAACGTTTGAGGAGAATCGGAAAATGGCTTCCTACCAAGTTAGATTAATCAACAAAAAAGAAGACATCGACACCACAATTGAAGTTGACGAAGAGACGACAATCTTGGAAGCAGCAGAAGAGAATGGTATTGAGTTGCCCTTTTCATGTCATGCAGGTTCCTGCTCTAGCTGTGTTGGTAAAGTTGTCGAAGGTGAAGTTAATCAAGACGATCAAAACTTTTTAGATGATGATCAGGTTTCTAAAGGATACGCTCTACTTTGTGTAACTTATCCTCGTTCTAATTGCACAATCAAAACACATCAAGAAGCGTATCTCGTATAAAGTATTACTTTGGTTTCTGCCTTTAGCGACCAAAGAAAAATGAAGGATGAAGGATGAAAATATACTTCCTTCTTCCCTTCACAATTCCTAATTTATAATTAAAATGTTTACTCGCTTTAGTGTAACTGGCTGTTCATTAGAATTATTGAGAATAGGAGAGCAAGCAATCGTCACCTTCTGTAAAAGTCAGAATAAAAAAATCTTAAGCCAACTTATATCAATGGGAATAATATCAGGGACTACTATCACTTTAAAACAAAACTTACCTTCTTTGATTATCACAATTGGAAACACAGATTTGGCACTAGATATAGAAAGTGTTCGCGCCATTTACGTTCGTATTATTGATAATACAATTAATTAACATTTGGATATTAAAAATAGAGTGGCTTATACTTTACAAGCCACTCTATTTTTCAATCAACAGCAACTATTACATCTGATGATTTAATTACGGCATAAGCTTGTTTACCTTCTGTAAGCCCTAGCTTTTCTGCCGATGATTTTGTGATGATTGATACTAGCTCTACTCCTGGTGCTAGTTCTAAAGTTATCTCAGTATTAACTGAACCATGTACAACTTGTTTGACAGTACCCTTAAGAGAATTACGAGCGCTAATTTCCATGTTTTTACTTACCAAAGTTAACTATTTTTACTTTAGTAAAGTAGCAAGCTTTGATTTTAAAACTAGCTTTCTTTAAAATATCTTAATATTTTTGAAATAATTATCATTTATCTAATGTTGATGCCTCTACTTGACGAGTATTACAAAAATGCGTGGTCATTTACTGCAAAGCATAGGATAAAACAATTTAAACAAAACTAATATTGATGGATTTTATTATCAATATTAGGATAGCTGTTCTTATTATGATTAAGTTTCTAAGAAACAGATTTTAGAAGCGATGGATACAAGCGATCGCTCTCTTATAATTGATACTATAGCCAGTCTCCAAGAATCAGCCAAAGTAATTAGTTCTCGATTATGCGAATCTGCTAATATAAAAATTAACAAGTAAATATCCTTAGCAAGAATTAACACAAGGATTGCTCGATGTCGCTATCTGAATTTGCAATTGTAGAAAGTACTCTCCGTGAAGGCGAACAATTTATAAAAGCCAATTTTTCCTCAGATGATAAAGTCGAAATTGC encodes:
- a CDS encoding site-specific integrase; its protein translation is MRTRVLLELEKVNLRLKSAKAKVTIRESNGSLQLRATLPIKPGDKDSNGTGRKQYNLSLNIPSNLDGLKTAEEEAYELGKLIARKTFEWNDKYLGNEAIKKEFKTIGELLEDFESEYFKTHKRTTKSEHTFFYYFSRTKRFTNPKDLATAENLISSIEQIDKEWAKYNAARAIAAFCITFKIDIDLSKYSKMPENNSRNIPTDAEISEGIIKFEDYQHNRGNQVNQNVQDSWQLWRWTYGMLAVFGLRPRELFINPDIDWWLSQENVDLTWKVHKDSKTGERQALPLYRQWIEDFDLKNPKYLEMLRGAIAKKDNTNHAEITALTQRVSWWFRKIGLDFKPYDLRHAWAIRAHILGIPIKAAADNLGHSVQVHTQTYQRWFSLDMRKLAINQALSKRNEVELIREENAKLRMENESLKLEIEKLRMEMVYKQS
- the nifK gene encoding nitrogenase molybdenum-iron protein subunit beta, which codes for MPQNPEKIQDHVELFHQPEYQQLFENKKQFENGHEPEEVQRVAEWTKGWDYREKNFAREALTVNPAKGCQPLGAIFAAVGFEGTLPFVQGSQGCVAYFRTHLTRHYKEPFSGVSSSMTEDAAVFGGLQNMIDGLANSYQLYKPKMIAVCTTCMAEVIGDDLQAFINNSKQAGSVPQDFPVPYAHTPSFVGSHITGYDNMMKGILSNLTAGHKKETSNGKINFIPGFDTYVGNNREIKRIASLFGFDYTILADNSDYLDSPNTGEFDMYPGGTKLEDAADSINAKATIALQAHSTPKTREYIEKEWKQPTSVSRPWGIKGTDEFLMKLSELSGIPIPQELEIERGRAVDAMTDSHSWIHGKRFAIYGEPDLVYSVVGFMLEMGAEPVHVLVHNSNEVFEAEMKELLASSPFGQHATVWPGKDLWHMRSLLFTEPVDFLVGNTYGKYLWRDTKIPLVRIGYPIMDRHHLHRYATIGYQGVINLLNWTVNTLFEEIDRNTNIPSKTDISYDLIR
- a CDS encoding Mo-dependent nitrogenase C-terminal domain-containing protein; the encoded protein is METINHTHEHTHTHPHPNYHPPNQKKPGWFHNLLNPLRRVVDEIQVKNNRIAHLICQTIPCCCPFERQIKLFGKTIDIPPLCKLNPLYDEFVGLRFRALSYLADVCGEDVTKYIC
- the nifE gene encoding nitrogenase iron-molybdenum cofactor biosynthesis protein NifE, whose translation is MKSTQGKINELLTETGCEHNQHKQAEKKNKSCAQQAQPGAAQGGCAFDGAMIALVPIADAAHLVHGPIACAGNSWGSRGSLSSGPQLYKMGFTTDLGENDVIFGGEKKLYKAILELHDRYQPAAVFVYATCVTALIGDDIDAVCKAAAEKIGTPVVPVIAPGFIGSKNLGNRFGGESLLEYVVGTAEPEHTTPYDINLIGEYNIAGEMWGVTPLLEKLGIRILSKITGDARYNEIRYAHRAKLNVMICSRALLNMARKMEERYNIPYIEESFYGIDDMNRCLRNIAAKLGDADLQERTEKLIAEETAALDLALAPYRARLKGKRVVLYTGGVKSWSIISAARDLGIEVVATSTRKSTEEDKAKIKKLIGNDGIMLEKGNAQELLQLVKDTRADMLIAGGRNQYTALKARIPFLDINQERHHPYAGYVGMIEMARELYEALYSPIWEQIRKPAPWEEEEEV
- the nifN gene encoding nitrogenase iron-molybdenum cofactor biosynthesis protein NifN, coding for MAIVTASNKALTVNPLKQSQALGATLAFLGLKGTMPLFHGSQGCTAFAKVVLVRHFREAIPLATTAMTEVTTILGGEENVEQAILTLVEKANPEIIGLCTTGLTETRGDDIEGFLKEIRDRHPELNDLAIVFAPTPDFKGALQDGFAVAVESIVKEIPRPGGLRTEQVTVLAGSAFTPGDVQEIKEIITSFGLVPIFVPDLGASLDGHLEDNYSAVTVSGTTLKQLREVGSSAFTLALGESMRGAAKILEERFGTPYEVFGELTGLEPVDEFIQALAILSGNSVPEKYRRQRRQLQDAMLDTHFYFGAKRVSLALEPDLLWSTVHFLQSMGSQIHAVVTTTRSPLLEKLPVKSITIGDLEDFESLAGGSDLLIGNSNVGAIAKRLSIPLYRLGLPIYDRLGNGQFTKVGYRGTMELLFGIGNLFLEAEEARVKQFQEFGTVSAEF
- the nifX gene encoding nitrogen fixation protein NifX, which encodes MKIAFTTSDRVHINAHFGWAKMIDVYEITDEGYHFVETLTFEGELKEDGNEDKITPKLESIGDCTIIYVTAIGGSAAARLIKKGVTPVKARSEEEEISEVLNKLVKTLKGNPPPWLRKALQPKTTNFADEIEDEATV
- a CDS encoding NifX-associated nitrogen fixation protein, with the translated sequence MTANNSVNGTATTEVLNSPFLKVLIKQIRGQDSYGVYRTWSDELILKPFIVTKQKKREISVEGEVDAVTQARIMAFFRAVAAGIEQETGLISQVVVDLSHEGFGWALVFSGRLLLTVKTLRDAHRFGFDSLEKLAEEGENYVKKGLDLAKRFPEVGKI
- a CDS encoding CCE_0567 family metalloprotein codes for the protein MTIEEIQAKIRRLNSKAGQMKMDLHDLAEGLPTDYTQLMDVAAATYEIYRQLDELKQHLKQLENAK
- the nifW gene encoding nitrogenase-stabilizing/protective protein NifW — translated: MTGTIDEFKKLVDAEEFFQFFNMSYDLEVVNVHRLHILKKFSQHIQEIDDNSPDLSQEEKLNQYSLALQKAYQLFIESTAYEQKLFKVFNDKPKNVVTLTEITSD
- a CDS encoding HesA/MoeB/ThiF family protein, with product MVNLTPTELERYRRQMMLPNFGETAQKRLKSATVLVTGVGGLGGTAALYLAVAGVGRLILVRGGDLRLDDMNRQVLMTDDWVGKPRVFKAKETLDAINPDVQVEIVHDYITPENVDSLVQSADMALDCAHNFTERNLLNEACVRSRKPMVEAAMNGMEAYLTTIIPGVTPCLSCLFPEKPDWDQRGFSVLGAVSGTLACLTALEAIKLITGFSQPLLSQLLTIDLNRMEFAKRRSHRDRSCPVCGNSAPWRHAQANSMEPTGITQNSH
- a CDS encoding HesB/IscA family protein, which encodes MAVILSEKAEFHLRAFLKGSASDANGATKGVRISVRDGGCSGYEYAIDITSKPQPDDLVSQQGKVLVYVDAKSAPLLDGVIVDFVEGVMESGFKFINPNATDTCGCGKSFKTDDGTPTGVPCS
- a CDS encoding 2Fe-2S iron-sulfur cluster-binding protein; translation: MASYQVRLINKKEDIDTTIEVDEETTILEAAEENGIELPFSCHAGSCSSCVGKVVEGEVNQDDQNFLDDDQVSKGYALLCVTYPRSNCTIKTHQEAYLV
- a CDS encoding FeoA family protein, whose protein sequence is MFTRFSVTGCSLELLRIGEQAIVTFCKSQNKKILSQLISMGIISGTTITLKQNLPSLIITIGNTDLALDIESVRAIYVRIIDNTIN
- a CDS encoding TOBE domain-containing protein yields the protein MEISARNSLKGTVKQVVHGSVNTEITLELAPGVELVSIITKSSAEKLGLTEGKQAYAVIKSSDVIVAVD